The genome window TCGAGGCCGGTGAGCCTTTCATGAGTCTGGAAGACGGCGAGATCATACCTGTCACCAGCTTTCATTACGATCCGGAAGGCCTGGCAGCAAGCGAGTGGAATGCCATCTCTGAGCATGAGTTGCTGGTGCGGCAGCGGCGAACGCTCTACTATTTCATCAACCATGATTTGCGACCGAATGCCTTGGTTGATATCCAAAGCAGACAAGTGGTTGCTAGCGTGGCAATCGATGCAGACCAGGAGATCACGCTGGATTACATGCGGGAACCACTACCAAAGCGGTACTTACAAACACACGGAGCCTCGTATCTTTTTTGGAGTGAAAGAGGCATGCGTTATGATAGCTTCCATTGACGCGCAGAGTGGTGCTGAGGATAAACCGCCTGCGACGAGGCATCCGAGCGTTCGTCAATTACTCTTTGAGACTGACCAGACCTGTTGTGCCTGGAGTCGCGAGGCCGTCCGTGTGCTGGGCAACACGTCGAGGTGCCGCGGGTGATGGTCCGCATGCCGAAATCCCTTGGGCTCCTCAAGTCTTAACCCTACCACAATCCAGCATCGCCCGGCCAAAATATGGATTCCGAACCACTGTGTCCATCTGTAGCCAACTTGACTTGGCCATCGGGCAGTAGACTTCAACGAAGGTTCCCGCCGGAACCTTCCCTGCCTTGACCTCTCGCACCAAGGACTCGCTCAAGATCTGGAAGGCCTTGCGAGCGGCTCCCAAATCCCTTGCTCGGGCAAGCCGTTCAGCCTGCTCGGCAATTTCCTTGGGAAAGGCCCTTCCACCCTCGCTCCCGATTGCCTTAGCGAGCGACTCGGCGCTGGTGCCGACCTTGTCCAAGGAATCGTTCGCCAGAGCTGCCTGGATCGTGAGGTAGTTGCTGAACACGGCCTTGGCCGCTCCCTCCAGATTGGCCGGGACCGAGGCGACCGCCAGGGATGGCGTCACAGAGTGGCCCAGGTGGACTCCGGATTCACCCGAAGGCGAGGCAGGACGGCTCCCACAACAAGAACCCCCGCAGGATTCGCCCATCAGGGGATGCGCTGTCAAGAGCACCACGGTTACTGTCGCGAGGATCGTCTTCGTCGAGCTTTGAAATGTCGTCATGCGGATTTCTTTCATGAGGCGCATTGCTGCGCCCCCTCTTGATACGAAATGGGGTTTGCCCCATCCCTCTTCCAGTACGTCTCGAAAACTGAAATCCCTCTGCCGGCACCGCACACACCCCCATTGTTGACCGGAGTTGGCAGCGTTTCGTTTGCGGGTGCTGCCAATTGGCTTTCAGGAGTCCGCCAAAGCCCGCTCCTGATCGAGAAACGAGGCTCTTAAGATCCTTTTGCCGGCCGAGAGGAGGGAGAACTCTAGGATCTCGGTAGCGCTTTGCCGCGTAATTCTACTGCTCACAAGAGCCCCCGCGCTGTGGGGTTTGCATCGACCGGCGTAGTTCCTGGAGTAGGGTCTGTCTCGCAAGCTGTTCGAGGTACCGTGTCGGCTCCTGTTGATACGCCTCCAAACATAAGGGGCAGCAGATCGGCAACTTGCTTGTGCCTGACGGCAGTTTGGCAAGGGCCTCGCCTGGGCGTAGGCACTTCCCGCAAACGACACACACCTCCTCACCCCGGTCGGCACCCGTTGAATAGTCGGGGTTCATGATTCAGAAACGAAGGCCGCGGCCTCAGCAACGCCCAACCGCGCCTCAGTGATAGTGAGGGCTTTGACCTGCGGCGGGGATGCCGGACACTCCCGCTTTAGGCTGCTTCTTGAGAGCCTGATCCAGCTTCCTCAAGAACTTTGCCGGCTCCTTGTTAAAGTCCTTGATGCAGTCCTTGCAGCACAGCTTGATCTCCCGCCCCTCGAAGACCAGACTCAGTGGCTCCCCCATGTCGCCGCCCAGCTTCTCGTTCGACACAAGGCAGATGGCCAATGGGTAGGGCTTCACCCTTTTTGTGGCCTCATCGACCTTAGCGACGAATTTAGCTGGCTCTGCCTCGAAGTCCTTGAGACAGCTCTTGCAGCAAAGCTTTATCTCCCGGCCTTGGTAGGTGAACACGTGCGGCTCCCCCATCGCACCGCCAAGCTTTTCCCCGGAGACAACGCATGTAGCGAGCGGGTAGGGCTTGGTCTTAGCAGATGCAGGCGCCTCGGCCGCGACCGAGGCGCGAAGCAGTTGAAATGCCAGCGCCATGGTGAGGCTTGTGATGAGGTTGGATCGGAGGATGGTTGTCATAGGCTGCGATAATTTGACGATCGGCTTGGGCGGCCTCGGCAGTGGCCCCACATCTGTTTACGCCGTCTGCGGAACAATCCCTCAATGCTACCGGGGGCTCGAGTGGAGGACTATAGCACAGGCAGCAGGTCTATGAGGTCGGCACGAAGCCGCCGGCGTGCTCGGTAGATGCGCGTCTCGACTGCCTTCACGGTGCAACCGAGGATTACGGCGATCTCGGCCTGCGAATGCTCCGCGTATTCGGCCAGAATCAGCGGCTGGCGCAGTTCGTCCGGCAAATTGCTGATGGCGCGGAGGACCGCACGACTTCGCTCCTGGTGCTGCAGGTCCTCAGACGGGGACGGGCCCTCGATCGGTAGGTTCTGCGCGAAGCCCTCGCCCGTCGCTTCGTGGTCCGCGTCCATCGAGTCGACAGGATGGCGCACGCGCCAACGGAAGCGATCCTTGACGAGATTGGCGGCGATGGCGAACAGCCACGTGGAAAACCGCCGCGCCGAGTCATAGCGGCCACGGTGTTGATAAACTCTCAAAAATGTTTCCTGCGCCAAGTCCGCCGCATCCTCCTCATCCTGCAGGCAGCGAAACAGATACAGATGAAGTTTTTCGGCGTGGCGATCCATGAGATTGTCGAGCGCACCCTCCCGACCACTCGCAAGAAGTTGCATATCAGCAATGTCGAGATCGTCCGAGTCTGGGCGTTTCATCGGGGGACCATGGTCAATGGACGGGCGGCACCGCTGCGGCGGAGGGCCCGTCGCCGTGATCCATTGGCTGCTCCCGGAGGCATGTGTTTTCACGAACCCATGCCAGATACCGATCGCCCTGATCCGGCGGCATGGTCCGGCTCACATCGAAAAAATGTCTGAGCATTTCAACCTGGCAGAGGGCGCGGGTCTGGGCGCGCTCCTGAAGAATGCTCTCGATCTCCTGCGTCACCTCTCTTGTTTCAGTCAGAGCTTTCGAGAGCCTGACACCCAGCTTCTCAATCTGCATGCACCGCTCCCTGCACTTGCCAAGGTAGTTTGCGTGCAGCTGGGTGACGCGTGAATACTCCTCCTGTGTCAGGTTGAATTCCTGCCTAAGCCAGGCAAGCTCCGGCAGACCACTGCGCATCATTCTTCGTGGAGTAGCCGTCCCGAGGGCATAGACGCAACAGTACGCCACCAACGCCGCAGCCAACCCCATCATGATAGTGAGGATCCCGCGTCGCATAGTTCAGGGGAGGAGTTGGTACGGATCTACCGCCTGGGCATAGCGCGCACCAAGAATGTCGTGGACGCGGGCAGTCTCCTGTCGCGCCTCGCTAAGACCTGCACCTGCGCCAACTACGAGGAGGATGGCCACGTACACGATGGCGGATGCCGGGCGTGGCAGCCTGTCCGTCAGCCATGTCGTGAGCACCTGATTGATCCTGGAGGCCCATGAGGATCTGGCTTCCGCGTGCGCGATACGTCGCCACACGTCTTCCTGGAAGCGCGGTGGCAGTTGGCATCTGGGCTGCCACTCTTGAAGGAGCGCGCGCATTGCGGCGTCGTTCTCGGGCGGAATGCGGGAGTTCATGGGAGCAATCGTGACGGGGTTGATTGGGGCTGTCCTCAGTTCGCTAGCCTTTTCGGGATCTACTATCTCGGTGTACCTACTTCAAGGGAGCAACCTGGAATTGTCGTCGACTGAGTTCACGAAGCGCTGCCTCGTAACGCGGGTCCTTGGGCGACATGAGGGGGCGCGGCCCATGGACGAGGTCTACGCTCGGACCGTTGCTGGGCGCTTTGCGAAGCGATTGCCGCAACGCCCACAGTTTGGCGTTTCCAACCGGACGGTCCTTGAGCAGGTCTGGTTCGGTGCGAGTGACCGGGACCCTCCGGAGGGAGTCCGCCTGAGCCCTTGCCCTTGGGGAAAGAAAGACCTCGTCCGCAGCGGTGGCAGTGGTGATGGCAAGAGCAATGAGAACGGCAGCAAGGACGAGGGTGCTCTTCATGTCGGTGACTTTGTTTCAGTGTGCGATGAATCGCAGTTCGAGTTCCTACCTTAAGTACGACACGAACTCCCCAATCCCTCAGGGCCGGCGAGGCGCGGGAAGACCGCTGGGACAAGTCATGGGATCCCCTCGAACATGGGGAGATCAGCCGAAGCCCAAGAACTTGGAGATTAGGGCGTTCGGACGCGACCGAGGCATAGACGCCCGGAGCCCGCGTCGAAAGCAACGGCTCCGAATTGCGCGAGAAACCCGTTCCCGAGGAGGCCCGCCTCGCCCGGGAAGATGGATTTGGAGTGAAGCCCCGTGGGTACGGTATCGAAGCAGCGGTCGCCAACGCGGACGCTGGTCATCGTCTGCGGTATTAAAAGGTCTGAAAGGCCGACAGCCTGGGTGCCGTGTCGTGGCCGAGTTTGCGCCCCCTGGATGACCCATTGAAGCGTCGTGGCACAGCCCGTGTCGACACGGACCGGTTGTCGACGGCCTCCATTTACGCTGACCGCCACACAGAAGCCACAGGGACCTGATTCCAACGGGATGAAATGGTTCTTATCACTGGGAGAAAGCCCGTTAAGGATCCGTAGCCTTTGCTCCTCGTAATCAATCTCCACAACGCGACCGCGGAAGAAATCGGCCCCGACCAGCCCATCCACGGGGCGCTGGCATGCCTTCGATAGCTTCTTCAGATCAAGTGCCAGGAAGTCTCCGGGCAGTCTGAGGCCGCCAAGCGATGTCGTCATCTGCATAGGCCAATACCCGGTCACCGTTTTCCCGACTCCGGCGACATTGACCCTTCCCCCCAGCGGCAATCCCAGACGGCGGACGGTTTCGATGCTGACGACGTTCGCACTCGATCCGGAATCGAGAAGGAAATTCAGTTTTCCCCCGCTCAGAGGCAGATCTACCGCCAGCCAAATGAGCCCCTCGCGAAAATGTATCGGAACCTCAAAATCCCCGATCGGACGGTGGTCAGCCTGCGACCATCGGGCGAGAAGCACCAAGGCGGCGCAGAACAATCGACACACCTAACCCAGGAAGCAAAATCCGCACCAGGGCGTTCGCTCGCCAAAAAACTGGGGAGGTTCGGCCCCAGCGACCTCGCTCTCAGTCCCGGCATCGGGAGAAGTTGGCGCTTCTTGATCACGCTGAACATCCCGGAACATGAGCATTGCCCTTATTCCGCCTCTGGCACGGTAAACCGCCCCGACGATCAGCGGTATCGGGGTCGATAGAAAAAAGGAGCCGACGCCCTCAGGGGAACATCGGCTCCCGGTCCCAACTTGAACCCGGGTTCGGTGCCTCAGTGCTTCTCCATCCCCTCGGTGGCCTTTCCCCCCTTTGAGGTCGAGCAGCAGAAAACGGAGCCATCGCCGCAACCTGAGCACGTGTGTTTGATCTTGTCGGTCTTGCCCTTGCCGTGGCCGACCGTTTCGATGGTTGAGTTGCAGCCAGAGCAGAGGTGCTTCGCGGTCATGGTTGGGATGTCGCGTCCCTTGCTCTTGCTGACCGTGTGCATCATCACGGTCTGGCACTTGCCGCACACCATGACGAACTTGTCACCGGGCTTCAGGTTCTCCAAGTCGCCATAGGTCGACACCTTTGTCAGGCTCTGAAGGCGCTCCGCGCCTTTCTCAGCCGCCGTGGCGTTGATCGCCGAGAGGCCGAGGACGAGAAGCGCCGCCGCCCAGATTTGGAGGATGGTTTTGCGAGAGATGTTCATGTGGT of Verrucomicrobiia bacterium contains these proteins:
- a CDS encoding RNA polymerase sigma factor, with product MKRPDSDDLDIADMQLLASGREGALDNLMDRHAEKLHLYLFRCLQDEEDAADLAQETFLRVYQHRGRYDSARRFSTWLFAIAANLVKDRFRWRVRHPVDSMDADHEATGEGFAQNLPIEGPSPSEDLQHQERSRAVLRAISNLPDELRQPLILAEYAEHSQAEIAVILGCTVKAVETRIYRARRRLRADLIDLLPVL
- a CDS encoding aspartyl protease family protein, whose amino-acid sequence is MVLLARWSQADHRPIGDFEVPIHFREGLIWLAVDLPLSGGKLNFLLDSGSSANVVSIETVRRLGLPLGGRVNVAGVGKTVTGYWPMQMTTSLGGLRLPGDFLALDLKKLSKACQRPVDGLVGADFFRGRVVEIDYEEQRLRILNGLSPSDKNHFIPLESGPCGFCVAVSVNGGRRQPVRVDTGCATTLQWVIQGAQTRPRHGTQAVGLSDLLIPQTMTSVRVGDRCFDTVPTGLHSKSIFPGEAGLLGNGFLAQFGAVAFDAGSGRLCLGRVRTP
- a CDS encoding DUF3347 domain-containing protein, producing MKEIRMTTFQSSTKTILATVTVVLLTAHPLMGESCGGSCCGSRPASPSGESGVHLGHSVTPSLAVASVPANLEGAAKAVFSNYLTIQAALANDSLDKVGTSAESLAKAIGSEGGRAFPKEIAEQAERLARARDLGAARKAFQILSESLVREVKAGKVPAGTFVEVYCPMAKSSWLQMDTVVRNPYFGRAMLDCGRVKT